The following is a genomic window from Gemmatimonadota bacterium.
AAATAAAACCTGAACACCACGGGACGCCCAGCAATCGAAGATAAATTTTTGCCAGAAGTCCACAAAACCTCGCAACAGGTGCGATCCACACAAAGCGGTACACATTGATCCGCACTTAAACCTTCGACCGGTCGCCCATTTTCTTCTAAGACTTCCACTCGCAATTCACCCCTCGGCGCCTCCACATTCACAAATAACCGCTGCCCCTTAAAAACCACAGGACGCGTGGTCAGCACACCGCCACTGGCACCTGCATCCATAGATACAAAACCATCTCTCCGAATCGTTGCCAATCCCGTACTCGCACCCGCATACATCACGCGACGACTTCGCCCGATCGCCCCCACATCTGTCTCGCCGAGCTTTGGTGACTGACCGGAAAAACCCGTAAAATAAATCCACACTTCATCCCCCACCACCAGACAAACACCACCCACAGCGTGCAAATACGCCCGATTCCAATCGCCAATACGGCGCGACGACGCGAGAAAAGGCGTCCGATTGGGGCGGCTAAAGTGAAACCCATCGCGGCTATACCCCAGTTCCAAATCCATTGTTTTGGGCACGCCTCTCTCCGCACAAATATCATTTTCAGGTCCGCGAAAAATTGCGAAAAGCCCCAGCATCAAACTCTCATAAGGCGTTACATTCACATCGTAAAGCGCGACCCGGTGATCGGGCAGTGCGGGATCGGGCAGTGCGAGACTGTCAATGCGCTGCCAGAGAACCTCATCTCGCTCCTGATCCCACGCAGGCAAAAAATCATCGCACTCCCGATAAAATCGCGCGCGCAAATTGGCACTCTGCCGCCGAATGCTCATACACCACTTTTTGCGAAATGGATTGTAAAAAAATGACGTATTATCGCCCACGGGTGTTGTCACAACGGGGTCAGACCAGTGAATCCCATCGGGCGAAGTGTGCAACCAGCCTTCTGATACAGTCGCGCTTCCCCCTGTGTCATACCGATAATATTGAAACATCTTAAAACGTTCTTCAGATCTTTCCGCATCGTGATCCAGCCACACCAGACATCCATCTCTATCGTATCCATCCCGATTGGGCCATACGAGATTTGTACCGCGCACAACACCGAAATCTGGACGCTCCCAGTGGATACCATCTCGGCTTATTGCCAGTGCCGTACTGTGAAACCAGCCCGGCATGTACCACAGCTTAAACAACCCATCTTCGGGATCGTACCACGCGCCGTCATTAAACGGCGCAGCCATCGGACAATAGCCATTGTCCATCTCTTCATCCGTCTCGGGACTCAGAACAGGACTCGCCTCATGGATTTTTGCCTCACCAAAAACCCTTGTCAGAGAAGTAGAGGCAATCAAAAAATCATCCACAAACAACTGCCTGCCCAAATCGATGCAAATCACCTCTAGCGGATCGTCCAAATAAGGAACGGGAACAGGTGCCGTGCCGCCTTCATCCACATTGCGAGGAGGCCAGACCTCTGGCAACACAATCCCATTGTACAGCGTTTCACCTGATGTATTCATAATCTCATCCCACATTCTATTTCAGCGTCACAACCCCTTTAATATAACTCTCATCACCCGCCAAAATT
Proteins encoded in this region:
- a CDS encoding glycosyl hydrolase family 32, with translation MNTSGETLYNGIVLPEVWPPRNVDEGGTAPVPVPYLDDPLEVICIDLGRQLFVDDFLIASTSLTRVFGEAKIHEASPVLSPETDEEMDNGYCPMAAPFNDGAWYDPEDGLFKLWYMPGWFHSTALAISRDGIHWERPDFGVVRGTNLVWPNRDGYDRDGCLVWLDHDAERSEERFKMFQYYRYDTGGSATVSEGWLHTSPDGIHWSDPVVTTPVGDNTSFFYNPFRKKWCMSIRRQSANLRARFYRECDDFLPAWDQERDEVLWQRIDSLALPDPALPDHRVALYDVNVTPYESLMLGLFAIFRGPENDICAERGVPKTMDLELGYSRDGFHFSRPNRTPFLASSRRIGDWNRAYLHAVGGVCLVVGDEVWIYFTGFSGQSPKLGETDVGAIGRSRRVMYAGASTGLATIRRDGFVSMDAGASGGVLTTRPVVFKGQRLFVNVEAPRGELRVEVLEENGRPVEGLSADQCVPLCVDRTCCEVLWTSGKNLSSIAGRPVVFRFYLRSGRLFSFWVTDDPNGASSGYLAAGGPGCTKGRDLPGG